The Deinococcus sedimenti genome window below encodes:
- a CDS encoding cytochrome C oxidase subunit II, whose translation MGADTPPARLDHHALERSETAWLGVAVVMTALLFVGVLASVVSGTYPSLKADAGHAHVGGIVRGRVDPKNLAATPFAKPGLVVDAAGQPMVNDQGTLDAYLVAGNFTFQPAVLRVPAGVPVTLHVTATDVAHGFQVTGTTINAEILPGHVAALTVTFRHPGEQHAICNEYCGVGHHNMITRFIVEPPTQPTSKETK comes from the coding sequence GTGGGGGCGGACACCCCTCCGGCCCGGCTGGATCACCACGCGCTGGAACGCTCCGAGACCGCGTGGCTGGGCGTGGCGGTCGTCATGACGGCGCTGCTGTTCGTGGGCGTGCTCGCCAGCGTGGTCAGTGGCACGTACCCCAGCCTGAAGGCGGACGCCGGGCACGCGCACGTGGGCGGCATCGTGCGGGGCCGCGTGGACCCGAAGAATCTCGCCGCGACGCCCTTTGCGAAGCCGGGGCTGGTCGTGGACGCCGCCGGGCAGCCCATGGTGAATGACCAGGGGACGCTGGACGCGTACCTCGTGGCGGGGAACTTCACGTTCCAGCCCGCCGTGCTGCGCGTCCCGGCGGGCGTGCCCGTCACGTTGCACGTCACCGCGACAGACGTCGCGCACGGCTTCCAGGTGACGGGCACGACCATCAACGCCGAGATCCTGCCCGGTCACGTCGCCGCGCTGACCGTCACGTTCCGCCACCCGGGCGAGCAGCACGCCATCTGCAACGAGTACTGCGGGGTGGGGCATCACAACATGATCACCCGCTTCATCGTCGAGCCGCCCACCCAGCCCACCAGCAAGGAGACGAAGTGA
- a CDS encoding CBS domain-containing protein, producing MRVLDLMTAPVITAAPTLSLPDAAHLMRSRGIRRLPVMDGAALVGIVTDRDVREAMPSRVSSLSPWEATTRLAAVTVADVMRRSVLTTRPDADARDAAHTMLTHRVGALPVVDDQGRVVGVVTVSDVLRDYAHEDALKPDGSQTGAEVQA from the coding sequence ATGCGAGTACTTGATCTGATGACGGCCCCGGTGATCACGGCGGCCCCGACCCTGTCCCTGCCGGACGCGGCGCACCTGATGCGCTCGCGCGGCATCCGGCGCCTGCCAGTGATGGACGGCGCGGCGCTCGTGGGCATCGTCACCGACCGTGACGTGCGCGAGGCGATGCCCAGCCGCGTGTCCAGCCTGTCCCCCTGGGAGGCCACGACGCGGCTGGCGGCCGTGACGGTGGCGGACGTGATGCGCCGCTCGGTGCTCACGACCCGCCCTGACGCGGACGCGCGGGACGCGGCGCACACCATGCTCACCCACCGGGTGGGCGCGCTGCCGGTCGTGGATGATCAGGGGCGCGTGGTGGGCGTCGTGACCGTCAGTGACGTGCTGCGCGACTACGCGCACGAGGATGCCCTGAAGCCGGACGGGTCGCAGACGGGCGCGGAGGTGCAGGCATGA
- a CDS encoding AfsR/SARP family transcriptional regulator: MTDGDRQNGDWLLRTLGQAEVLRGGVPVAWPARSAEELLWYLHAHPDGRYRHDLLRDLWDLEDTPAAANRFRVALHRLRHALDFPEAVTERGGRYALNPDLLAASDTAALRRALACADGEYLPHLTGEWVQEARQAHRAAVVEAHLTLSQLHCAARECPLAAQDLVRAAQTDPLIGEDHHQRLMACLAMTRDRYAATEYYRRYRQYLLTEIGDTPLPETVAFAEQLKGGELPCVNAPFRPAGATSDK; encoded by the coding sequence ATGACGGACGGGGACAGGCAGAATGGGGACTGGCTGCTGCGCACGCTGGGACAGGCGGAGGTGCTGCGCGGCGGCGTGCCGGTCGCGTGGCCCGCGCGCAGTGCGGAGGAACTGCTGTGGTATCTGCACGCGCACCCGGACGGCCGCTACCGGCACGACCTGCTGCGGGACCTGTGGGATCTGGAGGACACCCCGGCCGCCGCGAACCGCTTCCGGGTGGCGCTGCACCGGCTGCGGCACGCGCTGGACTTCCCGGAGGCGGTGACCGAGCGGGGCGGGCGGTACGCGCTGAACCCGGACCTGCTGGCGGCCAGTGACACGGCGGCGCTGCGCCGGGCGCTGGCGTGCGCGGACGGCGAGTACCTGCCGCACCTGACGGGCGAGTGGGTGCAGGAGGCGCGGCAGGCGCACCGCGCGGCGGTCGTGGAGGCGCACCTGACCCTGTCTCAGCTGCACTGCGCGGCGCGCGAGTGCCCGTTGGCCGCGCAGGACCTCGTGCGGGCCGCGCAGACCGACCCGCTGATCGGGGAGGACCACCACCAGCGGCTGATGGCGTGTCTGGCGATGACCCGGGACCGGTACGCGGCGACCGAGTACTACCGCCGCTACCGGCAGTACCTCCTGACCGAGATCGGGGACACGCCGCTGCCGGAAACGGTGGCGTTCGCGGAGCAGCTCAAGGGCGGCGAGTTGCCCTGCGTGAATGCTCCCTTCCGACCGGCAGGCGCCACAAGCGACAAGTAG
- a CDS encoding acyl-CoA dehydrogenase family protein, translating into MNFELPGDLRDMQAIIRDFMLTRVEARAHEIEETNHVPEDLLREAAGLGLFGLSIPEEYGGVGLGALGRCAVYEAMGMGHMGFGGVISAHASIGTSGLVKLGTDEQKARFLPRMASGECVAGFAITEPSSGSDAANIRTRAERRGDAYVLNGTKHYISNAPIAGLLTVIAVTDPARGSKGMSAFLVEPQSTPGVTIGKIDEKMGQKGALSAEVIFQDAVVPAANLLGPEHLGYREALGILTNGRVGIAARSTGAMQRLLDLSVAHAKTREQFGKPIADFQAVQFMLAEMDIAIQTSRVLWQKVAWMVDEGQDVRRMASVAKYHATEALSQVADKAVQVAGGMGYMKDSPVERYYRDQRLLRIYEGTSEIQKLIIAGDLLR; encoded by the coding sequence ATGAACTTCGAGCTGCCCGGCGACCTGCGCGACATGCAGGCGATCATCCGCGATTTCATGCTCACGCGCGTCGAAGCCCGCGCGCACGAGATCGAGGAGACCAACCACGTCCCCGAGGACCTGCTGCGCGAGGCCGCCGGGCTGGGCCTATTCGGCCTGAGCATCCCCGAGGAGTACGGCGGCGTCGGCCTGGGCGCCCTGGGCCGCTGCGCCGTGTACGAGGCGATGGGCATGGGCCACATGGGCTTCGGCGGCGTGATCAGCGCGCACGCCAGCATCGGCACCAGCGGCCTCGTGAAACTCGGCACCGACGAGCAGAAGGCCCGGTTCCTGCCGCGCATGGCGTCGGGCGAGTGCGTCGCGGGCTTCGCCATCACCGAACCCAGCAGCGGCAGCGACGCCGCGAACATCCGCACCCGCGCCGAGCGGCGGGGCGACGCGTACGTCCTGAACGGCACCAAGCACTACATCAGCAACGCGCCCATCGCAGGCCTGCTGACCGTCATCGCCGTCACCGACCCCGCCCGCGGCAGCAAGGGCATGAGCGCGTTCCTCGTCGAACCGCAGAGCACGCCCGGCGTCACCATCGGCAAGATCGACGAGAAGATGGGCCAGAAGGGCGCCCTGAGCGCCGAGGTCATCTTCCAGGACGCCGTGGTCCCCGCCGCGAACCTCCTGGGGCCTGAACACCTCGGGTACCGCGAGGCGCTGGGCATCCTCACCAACGGCCGCGTCGGCATCGCCGCCCGCTCGACAGGCGCCATGCAGCGCCTGCTGGACCTGTCCGTCGCGCACGCCAAGACCCGCGAGCAGTTCGGGAAACCCATCGCGGATTTCCAGGCCGTGCAGTTCATGCTCGCCGAGATGGACATCGCCATCCAGACCAGCCGCGTCCTGTGGCAGAAAGTCGCCTGGATGGTCGACGAGGGCCAGGACGTCCGCCGCATGGCCAGCGTCGCCAAGTACCACGCCACCGAGGCCCTCTCGCAGGTCGCGGACAAGGCCGTGCAGGTCGCGGGCGGCATGGGCTACATGAAAGACAGCCCCGTCGAACGCTACTACCGCGACCAGCGCCTCCTGCGCATCTACGAGGGCACCAGCGAGATCCAGAAACTCATCATCGCGGGCGACCTGCTGCGCTAA
- a CDS encoding alpha/beta hydrolase, which yields MPRVTFQLTLPPGTPPGTLFLTGDHRAWSDDPTDWTFQAGVLHADLPDGLLAQMKVRRVNPDGTTAEEGDAWGGRARAHRVAVLGDTTVLLTVAGWQDASGGATRPPRSAPPREETVLDAPWGAQSVRLWWPEGHEGPLPLLILHDGQNVFDEAPTFAGDSWDAAGAAQALADAGHPVRITALPVNDDRSRRYVPFPFELNGFDSGADEYADWIKGTLLPHLHARFGAVPAQDTALAGSSFGGLITAYAGLRDPGTYGTLGVFSPAVWPADFAFLRWMDGRGDPHSRVWVDMGDHEGNSIQSAQEVITLARNLTLQLAPHVHEARFTVGEGHWHDEPAWRERLPAFLRWWRGA from the coding sequence ATGCCCCGCGTGACCTTCCAGCTGACCCTGCCGCCCGGCACCCCACCGGGGACGCTGTTCCTGACCGGCGACCACCGCGCCTGGAGCGACGACCCCACGGACTGGACGTTCCAGGCTGGGGTGCTGCACGCCGACCTGCCGGACGGCCTGCTGGCGCAGATGAAGGTCCGCCGCGTGAACCCGGACGGCACGACCGCCGAGGAGGGCGACGCCTGGGGCGGCCGCGCCCGCGCGCACCGCGTCGCCGTGCTTGGCGACACCACTGTGCTCCTGACCGTGGCGGGCTGGCAGGACGCCAGCGGCGGGGCCACCCGTCCACCGCGCAGCGCCCCACCGCGCGAGGAGACCGTACTGGACGCCCCCTGGGGCGCGCAGTCCGTGCGCCTGTGGTGGCCCGAAGGACACGAGGGACCGCTGCCGCTGCTGATCCTGCACGACGGCCAGAACGTGTTCGACGAGGCCCCGACCTTCGCCGGGGACAGCTGGGACGCCGCCGGGGCCGCGCAGGCCCTCGCAGACGCCGGGCACCCGGTCCGGATTACCGCGCTGCCCGTGAACGACGACCGCAGCCGCCGCTACGTGCCGTTCCCCTTCGAACTGAACGGCTTCGACAGCGGCGCGGACGAGTACGCCGACTGGATCAAAGGCACCCTCCTGCCGCACCTGCACGCCCGCTTCGGCGCGGTGCCCGCGCAGGACACCGCGCTGGCCGGATCCTCCTTCGGCGGGCTGATCACCGCGTACGCGGGTCTGCGTGACCCCGGCACGTACGGCACGCTGGGCGTGTTCAGTCCCGCCGTGTGGCCCGCCGACTTCGCGTTCCTGCGCTGGATGGACGGGCGCGGCGACCCGCACTCGCGCGTGTGGGTGGATATGGGCGACCACGAGGGCAACAGCATTCAGAGCGCGCAGGAGGTCATCACGCTGGCCCGCAACCTGACCTTGCAGCTCGCCCCGCACGTCCACGAGGCGCGCTTCACGGTCGGCGAGGGCCACTGGCACGACGAACCCGCGTGGCGTGAACGCCTGCCCGCCTTCCTGCGCTGGTGGCGAGGCGCTTAG
- the lon gene encoding endopeptidase La: protein MPTNTLPSNVPVCPVRGSVIYPTMVQHIDASRALSIGAIEAAMQSDKVILIVSQRDKDIDDPKGSDLYDVGTACNVLRVRKNPDGTVQMLVSAVARVRATNYQRGDHLSADITPLAAEDDNPVELQALGRELRERFDALASGGKLNAETVQTIHSKEDLGEMADHIAFNLDFKLDDKQALLELPSLTARIRKLLTLLDTEQEVQAVQAKIRAQVKEEIDKNQREYYLREQMKVIQKELQGGEDGEEGDEAEAFRAKLDTLDLRPEVRKDIDREVNRLARMHPDAAEASVIRTYLTWITELPWNTRSDDQLDVMQASQILDDDHYGLEKVKDRVLEFLAVRRLRKERAERGELSAEDVNKGPILVFTGPPGVGKTSIAQSIAKALGRKYVRIALGGARDESDIRGHRRTYIGAMPGRLIQGIRTAGTKNPVILLDEVDKLGSSYQGDPSAALLEVLDPSQNQHFTDHYLGVPFDLSEVMFIATANYPEQIPPALMDRMEVIDFNSYIEQEKLEIAKRYLLPRQLMANGLKANQIAFTDSALEKLISHYTREAGVRNLEREIGTVARKVARRIATGEVKRVKVTDKELDRYLGQARHIPETEGKEDMVGVSTGMFYTPVGGDILFVETSTSPGKGLVLTGQLGDVMKESARAALTYIKANAERFHIDKARIDDSEIHVHVPAGAIPKEGPSAGGAMVTSLISALTGIPARHDVAMTGEMTLTGRYLPIGGLKEKVLGARRAGIKHIILPKANEGDLRDIPLHLRTTMRFHPCETVDQVLDVALVGGLKALETPRDGSPAPTLPAPKRKSARRSDAHA, encoded by the coding sequence ATGCCCACCAACACCCTCCCCAGCAACGTCCCCGTCTGCCCGGTCCGCGGCAGCGTGATCTACCCCACGATGGTCCAGCACATCGACGCCAGCCGCGCGCTGTCCATCGGCGCGATCGAGGCGGCCATGCAGAGCGACAAGGTCATCCTGATCGTCTCGCAGCGCGATAAGGACATCGACGACCCCAAGGGCAGCGACCTGTACGACGTCGGCACCGCCTGCAACGTCCTGCGCGTCCGCAAGAACCCCGACGGCACCGTGCAGATGCTCGTGTCCGCCGTCGCCCGCGTCCGCGCCACCAACTACCAGCGCGGTGACCACCTCAGCGCCGACATCACCCCCCTGGCCGCCGAGGACGACAACCCCGTCGAACTCCAGGCGCTGGGCCGCGAGCTGCGCGAACGCTTCGACGCCCTGGCCAGCGGCGGCAAACTGAACGCCGAGACTGTCCAGACCATCCACAGCAAGGAAGACCTGGGCGAGATGGCCGACCACATCGCCTTCAACCTCGACTTCAAACTGGACGACAAGCAGGCGCTGCTGGAACTGCCCAGCCTGACCGCCCGCATCCGCAAACTGCTGACCCTGCTCGACACCGAACAGGAAGTGCAGGCCGTGCAGGCCAAGATCCGCGCGCAGGTCAAGGAAGAGATCGACAAGAACCAGCGCGAGTACTACCTGCGCGAACAGATGAAGGTCATCCAGAAGGAACTCCAGGGCGGCGAGGACGGCGAGGAAGGCGACGAGGCCGAAGCCTTCCGCGCCAAGCTCGACACCCTCGACCTGCGCCCCGAGGTCCGCAAGGACATCGACCGTGAAGTGAACCGTCTGGCGCGCATGCACCCCGACGCCGCCGAGGCCAGCGTCATCCGCACGTACCTCACCTGGATCACCGAACTGCCCTGGAACACCCGCAGCGACGACCAGCTGGACGTCATGCAGGCCTCCCAGATCCTCGACGACGACCACTACGGCCTGGAAAAGGTCAAGGACCGCGTCCTGGAATTCCTGGCCGTGCGCCGCCTGCGCAAGGAACGCGCCGAACGCGGCGAACTCAGCGCCGAGGACGTCAACAAGGGCCCCATCCTGGTGTTCACCGGCCCTCCCGGCGTCGGCAAGACCAGCATCGCGCAGAGCATCGCCAAGGCGCTGGGCCGCAAGTACGTACGCATCGCCCTCGGCGGCGCCCGCGACGAGAGCGACATCCGTGGTCACCGCCGCACGTACATCGGCGCGATGCCCGGCCGCCTCATCCAGGGCATCCGCACCGCGGGCACCAAGAACCCCGTCATCCTCCTCGACGAGGTCGACAAGCTCGGCAGCAGCTACCAGGGCGACCCCTCGGCGGCCCTGCTGGAAGTGCTCGACCCCTCGCAGAACCAGCACTTCACCGACCACTACCTCGGCGTGCCGTTCGACCTGAGCGAGGTCATGTTCATCGCCACCGCCAACTACCCCGAACAGATCCCCCCGGCGCTGATGGACCGCATGGAAGTCATCGACTTCAACAGCTACATCGAACAGGAAAAGCTGGAGATCGCCAAACGCTACCTGCTGCCCCGCCAGCTCATGGCGAACGGCCTGAAAGCCAACCAGATCGCGTTCACCGACTCCGCGCTGGAAAAACTGATCAGCCACTACACCCGCGAGGCTGGTGTGCGCAACCTGGAACGCGAGATCGGCACGGTCGCCCGCAAGGTCGCCCGCCGCATCGCCACCGGCGAGGTCAAACGCGTCAAGGTCACCGACAAAGAACTCGACCGTTACCTCGGACAGGCCCGCCACATCCCCGAAACCGAAGGCAAGGAAGACATGGTCGGCGTCAGCACGGGCATGTTCTACACCCCGGTCGGCGGTGACATCCTGTTCGTCGAGACCAGCACCAGCCCCGGCAAGGGCCTCGTCCTGACCGGCCAGCTCGGCGACGTCATGAAAGAAAGCGCCCGCGCCGCCCTGACGTACATCAAGGCGAACGCCGAACGCTTCCACATCGACAAGGCCCGCATCGACGACAGCGAAATCCACGTGCACGTCCCCGCCGGAGCGATCCCCAAGGAAGGCCCCAGCGCCGGCGGCGCCATGGTCACCAGCCTCATCAGCGCCCTGACCGGCATCCCCGCCCGCCACGACGTCGCCATGACCGGCGAGATGACCCTCACCGGCCGCTACCTGCCCATCGGCGGCCTGAAAGAGAAAGTGCTGGGCGCCCGCCGCGCCGGGATCAAGCACATCATCCTGCCCAAAGCGAACGAGGGCGACCTGCGCGACATCCCCCTGCACCTGCGCACCACCATGCGCTTCCACCCCTGCGAAACCGTGGATCAGGTGCTGGACGTGGCCCTCGTCGGCGGCCTGAAAGCCCTGGAGACGCCCCGCGACGGTAGCCCCGCCCCCACCCTCCCCGCCCCCAAACGCAAGAGCGCCCGCCGCAGCGACGCCCACGCGTAA
- a CDS encoding YqgE/AlgH family protein, protein MSAPVTFLVASPHLRGSLFEGTVILLLEHDTKGAMGLIVNAPMTQSVQDLMPELAGHPEVAWLGGPVDPTLGWCLYAQPVDMEGELRLLPGLTVSSSLDVLRAVERSGQPFMLVLGYAGWGAGQLTDEAREGTWVWVEQTTPELLWDVPAGDRWQSALDRLGVDASRIVPGGAQA, encoded by the coding sequence ATGAGTGCGCCTGTGACGTTCCTGGTGGCCAGCCCGCACCTGCGCGGCAGCCTGTTCGAGGGAACCGTGATCCTGCTGCTGGAGCACGACACGAAGGGTGCGATGGGATTGATCGTGAACGCGCCCATGACCCAGAGCGTGCAGGACCTCATGCCGGAACTTGCGGGGCACCCGGAGGTGGCGTGGCTGGGCGGGCCGGTGGACCCGACGCTCGGCTGGTGTCTGTACGCGCAGCCGGTGGATATGGAGGGTGAACTGCGCCTGCTGCCGGGCCTGACGGTGTCCAGCAGTCTGGATGTGCTGCGGGCGGTGGAGCGCAGCGGGCAGCCGTTCATGCTGGTGCTGGGGTACGCCGGGTGGGGTGCGGGCCAGCTGACCGACGAGGCGCGCGAGGGAACGTGGGTGTGGGTGGAGCAGACCACGCCGGAGCTGCTGTGGGACGTGCCCGCAGGGGACCGCTGGCAGTCGGCGCTGGACCGGCTGGGTGTGGACGCGTCGCGGATCGTGCCGGGCGGCGCGCAGGCCTGA
- the ppk1 gene encoding polyphosphate kinase 1: protein MTVPADKSLSVRSGSSRVRLRRKEESGKGEVRTYSTVANPDSPFLNRELSWLAFNERVLAEARDERNPPLERLKYAAICGSNLDEFFMVRVAGVHRQIAAGVNTPGPDGLLPRETLALVRERTQVMLREIERVTRKTLRDLNAAGVRFARVADLGKRARAQLREHYLAEIQPVLTPLVVDPSHPFPYLSNLSLNLAVLLDGGEGEDPEFARVKVPVGVLPRAVCVGDTIVLLEDVIAAHIGELFKGREVLAAHAFRVTRNTDYEFEEEEAEDLLATIEDGLRRRRFGSAVRLEVMRDTPGGITAFLQERLRLAPEDIFQLDGPLGSADLMGLPVKRPDLGFPEYAPAVPDLDGDEDSGIFDTLRQGDVLLHHPYDGFTNILDFLEEASRDPQVLAIKQTLYRTGDDPRLLAALRTAAENGKQVVALIELKARFDEQRNISWARKLERAGAHVVYGVAGLKTHAKVTMIVRREEGGLRRYVHIGTGNYNAKTARLYTDLSLLSANPDLGADVAELFNHLTGYAEAEYTQLLVAPDTARTGFEALLEREAAHARDGQDAWVRVKVNQLTDPGMVEALSRASQAGVRVELIIRGVCCLRPGVPGVSQNVRVRSLLGRYLEHARVYAFGNGGGPEVYFGSADWMSRNLDRRVEVIAPVLDDRHREAFLSILDTEWSDTRGSWELNADGEYMKIPGDFSAQATFAAARHPL from the coding sequence ATGACTGTGCCTGCTGATAAGTCTCTGTCCGTTCGTTCTGGTTCCTCGCGCGTCCGCTTGCGGCGAAAGGAGGAATCCGGGAAGGGCGAAGTGCGGACGTACAGCACGGTCGCCAATCCGGACAGTCCCTTCCTGAACCGGGAACTGTCGTGGCTGGCGTTCAACGAGCGGGTGCTGGCCGAGGCGCGCGATGAGCGCAACCCGCCGCTGGAACGACTGAAGTACGCGGCGATCTGCGGCAGCAACCTGGATGAGTTCTTCATGGTGCGTGTGGCGGGGGTGCACCGGCAGATTGCGGCGGGCGTGAACACGCCGGGCCCGGATGGCCTGCTGCCGCGCGAGACCCTGGCGCTGGTGCGCGAGCGGACGCAGGTGATGCTGCGCGAGATCGAGCGCGTCACCCGTAAGACCCTGCGGGATCTGAACGCGGCGGGCGTACGGTTCGCGCGCGTGGCGGACCTGGGCAAGCGCGCGCGGGCGCAGCTGCGGGAGCATTACCTCGCCGAGATTCAGCCGGTGCTGACGCCGCTGGTCGTGGATCCCAGCCACCCATTCCCATACCTGAGCAACCTGAGCCTGAACCTCGCGGTGCTGCTGGACGGGGGCGAGGGTGAGGATCCGGAGTTCGCGCGGGTGAAGGTGCCGGTGGGCGTGTTGCCGCGCGCGGTGTGCGTGGGTGACACGATTGTGCTGCTGGAAGACGTGATCGCCGCGCACATCGGGGAGTTGTTCAAGGGTCGCGAGGTGCTGGCCGCGCATGCCTTCCGCGTGACCCGCAACACTGACTACGAGTTCGAGGAGGAGGAAGCCGAGGACCTGCTGGCCACCATCGAGGACGGGTTGCGGCGGCGGCGGTTCGGGTCGGCGGTGCGCCTGGAGGTGATGCGGGACACGCCGGGCGGTATCACGGCGTTCCTGCAGGAGCGGCTGCGGCTCGCGCCGGAGGACATCTTCCAGCTGGACGGTCCCCTCGGGTCGGCGGACCTGATGGGCCTGCCCGTGAAACGCCCGGATCTCGGCTTCCCGGAGTACGCGCCGGCCGTCCCCGATCTGGACGGTGACGAGGACAGCGGGATCTTCGACACGTTGCGGCAGGGGGACGTGCTGCTGCACCACCCGTACGACGGCTTCACGAACATCCTGGATTTCCTTGAAGAGGCCAGCCGGGACCCGCAGGTGCTGGCGATCAAGCAGACGCTGTACCGCACTGGGGACGACCCCAGGCTCCTGGCGGCGCTGCGTACGGCGGCCGAGAACGGCAAGCAGGTCGTGGCGCTGATTGAACTCAAGGCCCGGTTCGACGAGCAGCGCAACATCTCCTGGGCCAGGAAACTGGAACGGGCCGGGGCGCACGTCGTGTACGGCGTGGCGGGCTTGAAGACGCACGCGAAGGTCACCATGATCGTCCGCCGCGAGGAGGGCGGGCTGCGCCGCTACGTGCACATCGGCACTGGGAACTACAACGCGAAGACGGCGCGGTTGTACACCGATCTGAGCCTGCTGTCCGCCAACCCGGATCTGGGTGCGGACGTCGCGGAACTGTTCAACCACCTGACCGGCTACGCCGAGGCCGAGTACACGCAGCTGCTGGTCGCGCCGGATACGGCCCGGACGGGCTTCGAGGCGCTGCTGGAGCGGGAGGCCGCGCATGCCCGCGACGGTCAGGACGCCTGGGTGCGCGTGAAGGTCAACCAGCTGACCGATCCGGGCATGGTCGAGGCGCTCAGCCGGGCGTCGCAGGCGGGCGTGCGGGTGGAACTGATAATCCGTGGGGTGTGCTGCCTGCGGCCCGGCGTGCCGGGCGTGTCGCAGAACGTGCGGGTGCGCAGCCTCCTGGGCCGGTACCTGGAGCACGCCCGCGTGTACGCGTTCGGGAACGGTGGCGGTCCAGAGGTGTATTTCGGCAGTGCCGACTGGATGAGCCGCAACCTGGACCGCCGGGTCGAGGTGATCGCTCCGGTGCTGGACGACCGGCACCGCGAGGCCTTCCTGAGCATCCTGGATACCGAGTGGTCGGATACGCGCGGGTCGTGGGAACTGAACGCGGACGGCGAGTACATGAAGATCCCGGGGGATTTCAGCGCGCAGGCCACCTTCGCGGCGGCACGTCACCCGCTGTAA
- a CDS encoding 30S ribosomal protein S1, which translates to MEDNTQTPAQQGGTQPATGTTPSTPTPVEEREYPAMTMEDILASEAQEPQNVSRGDIVDGTIVFIGQEGIAVDIGAKVEGIIPLNQLGDEPVTLEQAQEMYKSGEQIEAYVVRVDLPNSQIVLSKKRADQDKGWRVLEKMQEAEEAFEVDVLEKVRGGLVAQVEGIRAFLPASQVDTRRVNDLDPYVGKPLMVKLIELNRKRNRVIISHRAILEAQKAKAREATVGQLESGAQFEGEVVEITDFGVFVNLGGIDGLVHRSELTYGRFNHPRDVVKVGDKVQVQVMDVDNDRERINLSMKALTQDPWEGATDRYSIGQKVTGKVTNLTNFGAFVELESGLEGLVHVSEMSWTKRVRHPNEVMKEGDEVEAIILRIEPKDRRISLGIRQTTDDPWSALPDRYPPGTPVKGKITGMTDFGVFMEIEEGIEGLIHISELDLNRVNNPADLFKKGDEIEAVILNIDPVEQRASLSRRRFLGGSPAPTQRDYVSQGGGARSDRYSGGQGGQRSGGGRRREGGADYAYNAKDAQQGGKISTKLGDVYADLFAQFGLAGDKKTEEEQG; encoded by the coding sequence ATGGAAGACAACACCCAGACCCCCGCCCAGCAAGGCGGGACTCAGCCCGCGACGGGCACCACCCCCAGCACCCCCACCCCCGTGGAGGAGCGCGAGTACCCCGCGATGACCATGGAGGACATCCTCGCCAGTGAGGCGCAGGAACCCCAGAACGTCAGCCGCGGCGACATCGTCGACGGCACCATCGTGTTCATCGGTCAGGAAGGCATCGCCGTGGACATCGGCGCCAAGGTCGAGGGCATCATCCCCCTGAACCAGCTGGGCGACGAGCCCGTCACGCTGGAACAGGCCCAGGAGATGTACAAGTCCGGCGAGCAGATCGAAGCGTACGTCGTGCGCGTCGACCTGCCCAACAGCCAGATCGTCCTGAGCAAGAAACGGGCCGATCAGGACAAGGGCTGGCGCGTCCTGGAGAAGATGCAGGAAGCCGAGGAAGCCTTCGAAGTCGACGTGCTGGAGAAAGTTCGCGGCGGTCTGGTCGCGCAGGTCGAGGGCATCCGCGCCTTCCTGCCCGCCTCACAGGTGGACACCCGCCGCGTGAACGACCTGGACCCCTACGTCGGCAAGCCGCTGATGGTCAAGCTCATCGAGCTGAACCGCAAGCGCAACCGCGTGATCATCAGCCACCGCGCCATCCTGGAAGCCCAGAAGGCCAAAGCCCGTGAAGCCACGGTCGGCCAGCTGGAATCCGGCGCGCAGTTCGAAGGCGAAGTCGTGGAAATCACCGACTTCGGCGTGTTCGTGAACCTGGGCGGCATCGACGGCCTCGTTCACCGCAGCGAACTGACCTACGGCCGCTTCAACCACCCCCGCGACGTGGTCAAGGTGGGCGACAAGGTGCAGGTGCAGGTCATGGACGTCGACAACGACCGTGAACGCATCAACCTGAGCATGAAGGCCCTCACCCAGGACCCCTGGGAAGGCGCCACCGACCGCTACAGCATCGGCCAGAAGGTCACCGGCAAGGTCACGAACCTCACCAACTTCGGTGCGTTCGTCGAACTGGAAAGCGGCCTCGAAGGTCTGGTGCACGTCAGCGAGATGAGCTGGACCAAGCGCGTCCGTCACCCCAACGAAGTGATGAAGGAAGGCGACGAAGTCGAGGCGATCATCCTGCGCATCGAGCCGAAGGACCGCCGCATCTCCCTGGGTATTCGTCAGACCACCGACGATCCCTGGAGCGCGCTGCCCGACCGCTACCCGCCCGGCACCCCCGTGAAGGGCAAGATCACCGGCATGACCGACTTCGGCGTGTTCATGGAGATCGAGGAAGGCATCGAGGGCCTGATCCACATCAGCGAACTCGACCTGAACCGCGTCAACAACCCCGCCGACCTGTTCAAGAAGGGCGACGAGATCGAAGCCGTCATCCTGAACATCGATCCCGTCGAGCAGCGCGCCAGCCTCAGCCGTCGCCGCTTCCTCGGTGGTAGCCCGGCCCCCACCCAGCGTGACTACGTCAGCCAGGGTGGCGGCGCCCGCAGCGACCGCTACAGCGGCGGCCAGGGTGGCCAGCGCAGCGGCGGCGGCCGTCGTCGCGAAGGCGGCGCGGACTACGCCTACAACGCCAAGGACGCCCAGCAGGGCGGCAAGATCAGCACCAAGCTCGGCGACGTGTACGCCGACCTGTTCGCCCAGTTCGGTCTGGCTGGCGACAAGAAGACCGAAGAAGAGCAGGGCTAA